Proteins from one Amycolatopsis endophytica genomic window:
- a CDS encoding ABC transporter permease encodes MTAITEAPVAPGRVRGRVWKNLLHNPMGVTGGVLLLIVLVAGIFAPWLAPYAPSEVHFTTPFQQPATVGFALGTDDLGRDVLSRVLYGTRTSLEVGLLSVLLAVVVGVPLGLLSGYWRWLDAIVSRLTDLMLAFPFLLLAVGLAAINGGGLGNAAIALGITNIPAMIRVVRAETLRMKDSDFVLAAHTMHAGPWRILGQHVLPNAASAIIVQATVIMPAAVLGEAILSFLGLGIQPPEPSLGIMLSDAQQYLFRTVWPGVFPGIALALICLGFNLFGDALRDALDPRSSR; translated from the coding sequence ATGACCGCGATCACCGAAGCCCCGGTCGCGCCGGGCCGGGTCCGCGGGCGGGTGTGGAAGAACCTGCTGCACAACCCGATGGGCGTGACCGGCGGCGTGCTGCTGCTGATCGTGCTCGTCGCCGGGATCTTCGCGCCGTGGCTGGCGCCCTACGCACCGTCCGAAGTGCACTTCACGACGCCGTTCCAGCAGCCCGCCACCGTCGGGTTCGCACTCGGCACCGACGACCTGGGCCGCGACGTGCTCTCCCGCGTGCTGTACGGCACCCGCACCTCGCTGGAGGTCGGGTTGCTGTCAGTGCTGCTGGCGGTCGTCGTCGGTGTCCCGCTGGGACTGCTGTCCGGGTACTGGCGGTGGCTGGACGCGATCGTGTCCCGGCTGACCGACCTGATGCTCGCGTTCCCGTTCCTGCTGCTCGCGGTCGGGCTGGCCGCGATCAACGGCGGCGGGCTCGGCAACGCGGCGATCGCGCTGGGCATCACCAACATCCCGGCGATGATCCGCGTGGTCCGGGCTGAGACGCTGCGGATGAAGGACAGCGACTTCGTGCTCGCCGCGCACACCATGCACGCCGGGCCGTGGCGGATCCTCGGTCAGCACGTGCTGCCCAACGCGGCGTCGGCGATCATCGTGCAGGCCACGGTGATCATGCCGGCGGCGGTGCTCGGCGAGGCGATCCTGTCGTTCCTCGGCCTGGGCATCCAGCCACCCGAGCCGAGCCTGGGCATCATGCTCTCCGACGCGCAGCAGTACCTGTTCCGCACCGTATGGCCGGGAGTGTTCCCCGGCATCGCGCTGGCCCTGATCTGCCTGGGGTTCAACCTGTTCGGCGACGCGCTGCGCGACGCACTCGACCCGAGGAGTTCTCGATGA
- a CDS encoding ATP-binding cassette domain-containing protein — MNEPVLALRGVNKSFGPVHVLHDVDFEVRAGEVTALVGDNGAGKSTLVKCIAGIHPYDSGEVLFEGNPVHIHNPRDAAALGIEVVYQDLALCDNLDIVQNMFLGRERSKTGLLDEASMEMAARKTLASLSVRTVKSVRTPVASLSGGQRQTVAIAKAVLWNSKVVLLDEPTAALGVAQTRQVLDLVRRLAEQGLGVVLISHNMNDVFEVADRIATLYLGRLAADVATKDVTNSQVVELITAGRSGDLGLARPETAAV, encoded by the coding sequence ATGAACGAGCCCGTCCTCGCGCTGCGAGGCGTCAACAAGAGCTTCGGGCCGGTGCACGTCCTGCACGACGTGGACTTCGAGGTGCGCGCGGGGGAGGTGACCGCGCTCGTCGGCGACAACGGCGCCGGGAAGTCGACGCTGGTCAAGTGCATCGCGGGCATCCACCCGTACGACAGCGGCGAAGTCCTCTTCGAGGGCAACCCGGTGCACATCCACAACCCGCGCGACGCGGCCGCGCTCGGCATCGAGGTCGTCTACCAGGACCTCGCCCTGTGCGACAACCTCGACATCGTCCAGAACATGTTCCTCGGCCGTGAGCGCAGCAAAACCGGCCTGCTGGACGAGGCGTCGATGGAGATGGCCGCGCGCAAGACGCTGGCGTCCCTGTCGGTGCGCACGGTCAAATCGGTCCGCACGCCGGTGGCGTCCCTGTCCGGCGGGCAGCGGCAGACCGTGGCCATCGCCAAGGCCGTGCTGTGGAACAGCAAGGTCGTGCTGCTGGACGAGCCGACCGCCGCACTCGGCGTGGCGCAGACCCGCCAGGTCCTCGACCTGGTGCGGCGCCTGGCCGAACAGGGCCTCGGCGTCGTCCTGATCAGCCACAACATGAACGATGTGTTCGAGGTGGCCGACCGGATCGCGACCCTCTACCTCGGACGGCTGGCCGCCGACGTCGCCACCAAGGACGTCACCAACAGCCAGGTCGTCGAACTGATCACCGCGGGCCGGTCCGGTGACCTCGGCCTGGCCCGCCCCGAGACCGCGGCCGTGTGA
- a CDS encoding sugar ABC transporter substrate-binding protein → MKRRKTLALAAAGTGLVLALTACGANSANNESGGGGGSDNGGPKVGVILPETATSARWAGFDQPMLQDALTSAGLSPIIENAQGDNQRFTQQADSMLSQGVKVLIIAAPSGDVGATVEQKAKQQGVPVINYDRLNLGGSADYYVSFDNVQVGRLQGQAMADALKDKPGAQVIEIEGSPTDNNATLFYQGQQEIVGPLYNSGALKKVASQRIDKWDNAVGGSTFEQFLSANGGKVDGVLAANDGMAGAVITVLQKNGLAGSVPVTGQDASAAGLKSILQGQQYSTVFKPIKEEAEATAQLAAALVKGDTAAADAIAKQTSTDPTGNRQVKSVLLEPQSITKDNVKVPVEQGYVKASEICGGDTAAVCQQLGIS, encoded by the coding sequence ATGAAGCGGAGAAAGACCCTCGCGCTGGCCGCCGCGGGCACCGGGCTCGTCCTGGCGCTGACCGCGTGCGGTGCGAACAGTGCCAACAACGAGAGCGGTGGGGGCGGCGGGTCCGACAACGGCGGCCCGAAGGTCGGCGTGATCCTGCCGGAGACCGCGACCTCCGCCCGCTGGGCCGGGTTCGACCAGCCCATGCTCCAGGACGCGCTCACCAGCGCCGGGCTCAGCCCGATCATCGAGAACGCCCAGGGCGACAACCAGCGGTTCACGCAGCAGGCCGACAGCATGCTCAGCCAGGGCGTCAAGGTGCTGATCATCGCCGCGCCCAGCGGTGACGTCGGCGCCACCGTCGAGCAGAAGGCCAAGCAGCAGGGCGTGCCGGTCATCAACTACGACCGGCTCAACCTCGGCGGCAGCGCCGACTACTACGTCAGCTTCGACAACGTGCAGGTCGGCCGCCTGCAGGGCCAGGCCATGGCCGACGCGTTGAAGGACAAGCCGGGCGCCCAGGTCATCGAGATCGAGGGCTCGCCGACGGACAACAACGCGACCCTGTTCTACCAGGGCCAGCAGGAGATCGTCGGCCCCCTTTACAACTCGGGCGCGTTGAAGAAGGTCGCCAGCCAGCGCATCGACAAGTGGGACAACGCGGTCGGCGGCTCGACCTTCGAGCAGTTCCTGTCCGCCAACGGCGGCAAGGTCGACGGCGTCCTCGCGGCCAACGACGGCATGGCGGGCGCCGTGATCACCGTCCTGCAGAAGAACGGCCTCGCCGGCAGCGTCCCGGTCACCGGCCAGGACGCCAGCGCCGCCGGCCTCAAGTCGATCCTCCAGGGCCAGCAGTACTCGACGGTGTTCAAGCCGATCAAGGAAGAGGCCGAGGCCACCGCGCAGCTGGCCGCCGCGCTCGTCAAGGGCGACACCGCGGCCGCCGACGCGATCGCCAAGCAGACCTCCACCGACCCGACCGGCAACCGCCAGGTGAAGTCGGTGCTGCTCGAACCGCAGTCCATCACCAAGGACAACGTCAAGGTCCCGGTCGAGCAGGGCTACGTCAAGGCCAGTGAGATCTGCGGTGGCGACACCGCCGCCGTCTGCCAGCAGCTGGGCATCTCCTGA
- a CDS encoding ABC transporter permease, with product MLRYLFHRLWQSAVTLVLASIVVFAGVRTLPGDPALAMAGEEADPETLAAVRAQLGLDDPLPLQYLKFLGHALTGDFGRSTRTGTPVSEMIGTTLPVTVQLAVYAMLIAVLAGLLLGVVAAVFRGRWPEWTANGFSLFALSVPTFWLGILAVVYLSVQLGWFPASGYVSPLKDPLRGLYYLTLPAVILGLSHAAVVQRQTRASMVGTLTADFVRTARAKGLGRGSVIFRYGLRNSLIVVTTIVGLQLGGLIAGAVVTERIFSLPGIGKLTLDSVFSRDYPVIQAVVLVITFAYIVINLLVDVLYTVIDPRVRVSGRAA from the coding sequence ATGCTGCGCTACCTGTTCCACCGGCTGTGGCAGTCCGCGGTGACGCTGGTGCTCGCCTCGATCGTGGTGTTCGCCGGGGTGCGCACGCTGCCCGGCGATCCGGCGCTGGCGATGGCGGGCGAGGAGGCCGATCCGGAGACGCTGGCCGCGGTGCGCGCCCAGCTGGGCCTGGACGATCCGCTGCCGCTGCAGTACCTCAAGTTCCTCGGCCACGCGCTCACCGGCGACTTCGGCCGCTCGACCCGCACCGGCACCCCGGTGTCGGAGATGATCGGCACGACCCTGCCGGTCACCGTGCAGCTCGCGGTGTACGCGATGCTGATCGCGGTGCTGGCCGGGCTGCTGCTCGGCGTGGTCGCGGCGGTGTTCCGCGGGCGGTGGCCGGAGTGGACGGCCAACGGGTTCTCGCTGTTCGCCCTGTCGGTGCCGACGTTCTGGCTCGGCATCCTCGCCGTGGTCTACCTGTCCGTCCAACTGGGATGGTTCCCGGCCTCGGGGTATGTGTCCCCGCTGAAGGATCCGCTGCGCGGCCTGTACTACCTGACATTGCCCGCGGTGATCCTCGGTCTGTCCCACGCGGCCGTGGTGCAGCGGCAGACCCGCGCGTCGATGGTCGGCACGCTGACCGCCGACTTCGTGCGCACCGCCCGCGCGAAGGGTCTCGGGCGCGGATCGGTGATCTTCCGCTACGGACTGCGCAACAGCCTGATCGTGGTCACCACGATCGTCGGGCTGCAGCTCGGCGGGCTGATCGCCGGCGCCGTGGTCACCGAGCGGATCTTCAGCCTGCCGGGCATCGGCAAGCTCACGCTGGACTCGGTGTTCAGCCGCGACTACCCGGTGATCCAGGCCGTCGTGCTGGTGATCACCTTCGCCTACATCGTCATCAACCTGCTGGTCGACGTCCTCTACACGGTCATCGACCCGCGGGTCCGCGTCTCCGGGAGGGCCGCATGA
- a CDS encoding sugar ABC transporter permease, with protein sequence MTETPTKPDSGQPPAAISDFGIDTTSRSTREAIGDYFGRLKGGELGALPALLGLLVLVLVFAGLSDIFLSLNNIANLFAQGAGQTIIAMGIVPVLLLGEIDLSAGTASGLAASVMALHFTNDGNLLGNFGSTVFYGFIVGSIVAAALCVWLRVWIGAVLSLVVPVFMLLGFAANPWIEIVLAICVGVVIGALTGTIVSKIGIPSFVVTLALFIGWYGLLLQLVGEGGTISIRQSEVLYEVANGNLSILGGWILFVLAAGGYAAVVLTRHFGRLRRGLVASPTTIVVLKAGAVLVLGAVATYLLNTNRSPNPDVTTIAGVPYVVPIVLVLLVVGTFVLDRTRYGRHIYAVGGNKEAARRAGIKVDKIRMSVFVICSAVAAIGGIVYSSKVGAVDGNSGGGNTLLFAVGAAVIGGTSLFGGRGRLRDAVIGGLVLATVQNGLGLLGFQAATVNIITCLVLLVAAAVDALSRKRAAVAR encoded by the coding sequence ATGACTGAAACCCCCACGAAGCCCGACTCGGGCCAGCCCCCGGCCGCGATCTCCGACTTCGGGATCGACACCACGTCGCGGTCCACCCGCGAGGCGATCGGCGACTACTTCGGACGCCTCAAGGGCGGCGAACTCGGCGCGCTGCCCGCCCTGCTCGGCCTGCTGGTGCTGGTGCTGGTGTTCGCCGGGCTGTCCGACATCTTCCTGTCCCTGAACAACATCGCGAACCTGTTCGCGCAGGGCGCCGGCCAGACCATCATCGCGATGGGCATCGTGCCGGTGCTGCTGCTCGGCGAGATCGATCTGTCCGCCGGTACCGCCTCCGGGCTCGCGGCGTCGGTGATGGCGCTGCACTTCACCAACGACGGCAACCTGCTCGGCAACTTCGGGTCCACCGTGTTCTACGGGTTCATCGTCGGCTCGATCGTCGCGGCCGCGCTGTGCGTGTGGCTGCGGGTCTGGATCGGCGCGGTGCTCTCACTCGTGGTGCCGGTGTTCATGCTGCTCGGCTTCGCCGCGAACCCGTGGATCGAAATCGTGCTGGCGATCTGCGTCGGCGTCGTCATCGGCGCGCTGACCGGCACGATCGTGTCCAAGATCGGGATTCCGTCGTTCGTGGTGACGCTGGCGCTGTTCATCGGCTGGTACGGCCTGCTGCTGCAGCTGGTCGGCGAGGGCGGCACGATCTCCATCCGGCAGAGCGAGGTGCTCTACGAGGTCGCCAACGGCAACCTGTCGATCCTCGGCGGCTGGATCCTGTTCGTGCTCGCCGCGGGCGGGTACGCCGCGGTCGTCCTGACCCGCCACTTCGGACGGTTGCGGCGCGGGCTGGTCGCCTCGCCGACGACGATCGTGGTCCTCAAGGCCGGTGCGGTGCTGGTGCTCGGCGCGGTGGCGACCTACCTGCTCAACACCAACCGGTCGCCCAACCCGGACGTGACCACGATCGCCGGTGTGCCCTACGTCGTCCCGATCGTGCTGGTGCTGCTGGTGGTCGGCACGTTCGTACTGGACCGCACCCGCTACGGACGGCACATCTACGCCGTCGGCGGCAACAAGGAGGCCGCGCGGCGCGCCGGTATCAAGGTCGACAAGATCCGGATGAGCGTGTTCGTGATCTGCTCGGCGGTGGCCGCGATCGGTGGCATCGTCTACAGCTCCAAGGTCGGCGCGGTGGACGGCAACTCCGGTGGCGGCAACACGCTGCTGTTCGCCGTCGGCGCGGCGGTGATCGGTGGCACGTCGCTGTTCGGTGGCCGCGGGCGGCTGCGGGACGCGGTGATCGGTGGTCTCGTGCTGGCGACCGTCCAGAACGGCCTCGGCCTGCTCGGATTCCAGGCGGCTACGGTTAACATCATCACCTGCCTGGTCCTCCTGGTGGCGGCCGCCGTCGACGCGCTTTCCCGCAAGCGTGCCGCGGTGGCGCGCTGA
- a CDS encoding ROK family transcriptional regulator — MTTTSTAGTRPDDVRRHNRAALLRRLHVHGPSTRATLATDLGLNRSTIKALVDGLAEDGLVEERVPAQRSGAGRPSLLVLPQPQAAVVLAIDIRVERAGMALVGIGGEILGRGGWNIRSTTNDPREVFTKIVDTAGPLIDELGVQPVAAGVSVPGVVRHADGFVHEAPNLHWTDIPLGAWLSRALQLPVHMGNDAELGAVAEHLRGTARGYDDLVYISAEVGVGGGVISNGVSLRGAGGHHVGEVGHMVVRPQGRQCYCGAHGCWETEVGERALSRALGLDEDSPVGAIVHELRLLAADGEIPDKLTEFGDWLALGLTNVVNLLCPQLVVLGDLFTALPPAVVEHLEAVVRERSLMSRALTGTRVATSALGTDAKLLGAAELAFETVLADW, encoded by the coding sequence GTGACGACCACATCCACCGCGGGCACGCGCCCGGACGACGTGCGCCGGCACAACAGGGCCGCCCTGTTGCGCCGGCTGCACGTCCACGGACCGTCCACACGGGCCACGCTGGCCACCGACCTCGGGCTCAACCGCAGCACGATCAAGGCGCTGGTGGACGGTCTGGCCGAGGACGGGCTCGTCGAGGAGCGGGTGCCCGCGCAGCGCAGCGGGGCGGGCCGCCCGTCGCTGCTGGTGCTGCCGCAGCCGCAGGCCGCGGTGGTGCTCGCGATCGACATCCGGGTGGAACGGGCCGGGATGGCCCTGGTCGGCATCGGCGGGGAGATCCTCGGGCGGGGCGGGTGGAACATCCGCTCCACCACCAACGACCCGCGGGAGGTGTTCACCAAGATCGTCGACACGGCCGGGCCGCTGATCGACGAGCTGGGCGTGCAGCCGGTGGCGGCGGGTGTGTCGGTGCCCGGTGTGGTGCGGCACGCCGACGGGTTCGTGCACGAGGCACCGAACCTGCACTGGACCGACATCCCGCTCGGCGCGTGGCTGTCCCGCGCGTTGCAGCTGCCGGTGCACATGGGCAACGACGCCGAGCTGGGCGCGGTCGCCGAACACCTGCGGGGCACCGCGCGCGGGTACGACGACCTCGTCTACATCAGCGCCGAGGTCGGTGTCGGCGGTGGCGTGATCTCCAACGGCGTGTCGTTGCGCGGCGCGGGCGGCCACCACGTGGGCGAGGTCGGGCACATGGTCGTGCGCCCGCAGGGGCGGCAGTGCTATTGCGGGGCGCACGGCTGTTGGGAGACCGAGGTGGGGGAGCGGGCGCTGTCCCGCGCGCTGGGCCTGGACGAGGACAGCCCGGTCGGCGCCATCGTGCACGAACTGCGCCTGCTCGCGGCCGACGGCGAGATCCCGGACAAGCTCACCGAGTTCGGCGACTGGCTCGCGCTCGGGCTGACCAACGTGGTCAACCTGCTGTGCCCGCAGCTCGTCGTGCTGGGCGACCTGTTCACCGCCCTGCCGCCGGCGGTGGTCGAGCACCTGGAGGCGGTGGTGCGCGAGCGGAGCCTGATGAGCCGCGCCCTGACCGGCACCCGCGTGGCGACCTCGGCACTCGGCACGGACGCGAAACTGCTGGGCGCCGCGGAACTCGCCTTCGAAACGGTGCTCGCCGACTGGTGA
- a CDS encoding ABC transporter substrate-binding protein, which yields MAHNNSRWRVLASVAAVTVALSACVPVQHVASTAEHTDDYGTPVGAQAVQAGGELVMGLSSEPDRLDPTTSSSLYTRYVMSSICEKLYDLDAHGQVVPQLATALPTTSPDGRVVTIPVRTGITFADGTPFDAAAVRTSLQRHLTLKGSQRTSEMGPVDSVEAPDAEHVVLTFEQPFAPITAALADRAGMILSPTAVAEQGTNFGDHPVCVGPFKFVKRVPQTSIEVERDPLYYDAAQVHLDRILYRIMPDANIRAANLRSGDIEVADTISPQDVDALAKDPDLKVLQSPSLGYQGVTINTGNVDGAGTPAKPIDTPIARDPRVREAFASSVDRQTLVDTVFNNWFDVACSPIAPQTPYATPASDACPAYDPARSRRLLAEAGVPTPYTVTLQVSNSQDYLRYAQALQASVAEGGFDLKIVPVEYSTLLDVQKRGDFELLQLGWSGRIDPDGNTARFLSTGSGGNYGGFTSAELDGLLDRAARTTGTAERADLYGQATRVIQRENPIVYTYRLRNLTVHSARIAGVEVYSDGVVRLGRAAFRADQED from the coding sequence ATGGCCCACAACAATTCACGGTGGCGCGTTCTCGCCTCCGTCGCGGCGGTCACCGTGGCGTTGTCCGCGTGCGTGCCGGTGCAGCACGTGGCGAGTACCGCCGAGCACACCGACGACTACGGGACGCCGGTCGGCGCCCAGGCCGTCCAGGCCGGGGGCGAGCTGGTGATGGGGCTGTCGTCCGAGCCGGACCGGCTCGACCCGACCACGTCCAGCTCGCTCTACACCCGCTACGTGATGAGCTCGATCTGCGAGAAGCTCTACGATCTCGACGCGCACGGGCAGGTCGTGCCACAGCTGGCCACCGCACTGCCGACCACCTCGCCGGACGGCCGCGTGGTGACCATTCCCGTGCGCACCGGGATCACCTTCGCCGACGGCACTCCGTTCGACGCCGCGGCCGTCCGCACCAGCCTGCAACGCCACCTCACGCTCAAGGGTTCCCAGCGCACCAGCGAAATGGGCCCGGTGGACAGCGTCGAGGCGCCGGACGCCGAGCACGTCGTGCTGACCTTCGAGCAGCCGTTCGCGCCGATCACCGCCGCGCTCGCCGACCGCGCCGGGATGATCCTGTCCCCGACGGCAGTGGCCGAGCAGGGCACGAACTTCGGCGACCACCCGGTGTGCGTGGGGCCGTTCAAGTTCGTCAAGCGCGTACCGCAGACCTCGATCGAGGTCGAACGCGATCCGCTGTACTACGACGCGGCGCAGGTCCACCTCGACCGCATCCTGTACCGGATCATGCCGGACGCCAACATCCGCGCGGCCAACCTGCGCTCCGGCGACATCGAAGTGGCCGACACCATCTCGCCGCAGGACGTCGACGCGCTGGCGAAGGACCCGGACCTGAAGGTGCTGCAGTCGCCGTCGCTGGGATACCAGGGCGTCACGATCAACACCGGCAACGTCGACGGCGCCGGAACCCCGGCGAAACCGATCGACACCCCGATCGCCCGCGACCCACGAGTGCGGGAGGCGTTCGCGTCCAGTGTGGACCGTCAGACGCTGGTCGACACCGTCTTCAACAACTGGTTCGACGTGGCCTGCTCCCCCATCGCACCGCAGACCCCGTACGCCACACCGGCGAGTGACGCCTGCCCGGCCTACGATCCGGCACGCTCGCGGCGGCTGCTCGCCGAAGCCGGGGTACCCACGCCGTACACCGTGACCCTGCAGGTCTCCAACAGCCAGGACTACCTGCGCTACGCCCAGGCCCTGCAGGCCAGCGTCGCCGAGGGCGGGTTCGACCTCAAGATCGTGCCGGTGGAGTACTCGACGCTGCTCGACGTGCAGAAACGCGGCGACTTCGAGCTGCTGCAGCTGGGCTGGTCCGGCCGCATCGACCCGGACGGCAACACCGCCCGGTTCCTGTCCACCGGCTCCGGCGGCAACTACGGCGGATTCACCTCCGCCGAACTGGACGGGCTGCTGGACCGTGCCGCCCGGACCACCGGCACCGCCGAGCGGGCGGACCTCTACGGGCAGGCCACCCGGGTGATCCAGCGGGAGAACCCGATCGTCTACACCTACCGGCTGCGCAATCTGACCGTCCATTCGGCACGGATCGCCGGTGTGGAGGTCTACTCCGACGGCGTGGTCCGGCTCGGCAGGGCCGCGTTCCGCGCGGACCAGGAGGACTGA
- a CDS encoding ABC transporter ATP-binding protein, with product MTEPLLRVEDLRVSFGDTEVVHGADLTIMPGERVAVVGESGSGKSTTAHAVLGLLPGAGRITGGRIVVRGEDVTHAGEKRMRRLRGREIGLVPQDPMTNLNPVARVGRQVAETLVTHGLANRREAMARAVEILGEAGLPDPARRARQYPHEFSGGMRQRVLIAIGLACRPDLLIADEPTSALDVTVQRQILDHLDGLTRELGTAMLLVTHDLGLAADRADRVVVMSQGRVVESGPAHQVLTAPEHEYTRRLIAAAPSLKEPLPTAEPAPPVLEVSGVSKEFRIRGGGGVFKAVDDVSFTVERGRTTAIVGESGSGKTTTARMVLGLVPVSGGTIRLDGEDVLGLRGARLKAARRAMQPVFQDPYASLDPLFTVERLITEPLRIFRVGDKTSRRSKALELLDQVALPASAAHRYPNELSGGQRQRVAIARALALGPRLVVCDEAVSALDVLVQDQILTLLRGLQDELGLSYLFISHDLAVVKAIAHDVVVMRAGRVVEQGPVTKVLEAPEETYTQQLLEAIPGAGVFA from the coding sequence ATGACGGAACCGTTGCTGCGGGTCGAGGACCTGCGAGTGTCCTTCGGCGACACCGAGGTGGTCCACGGGGCGGACCTGACGATCATGCCCGGTGAGCGGGTCGCCGTGGTCGGCGAGTCGGGATCGGGCAAGTCCACGACCGCGCACGCCGTGCTCGGCCTGCTGCCCGGCGCCGGGCGGATCACCGGCGGGCGGATCGTGGTGCGCGGCGAGGACGTCACCCACGCCGGGGAAAAACGGATGCGACGGCTGCGCGGCCGCGAGATCGGCCTGGTGCCGCAGGATCCGATGACGAACCTGAACCCGGTGGCGCGGGTCGGGCGCCAGGTCGCGGAAACGCTGGTGACGCACGGGCTGGCGAACCGCCGGGAGGCGATGGCGCGAGCGGTGGAGATCCTCGGCGAAGCCGGGCTGCCCGACCCGGCGCGGCGCGCGCGGCAGTACCCGCACGAGTTCTCCGGCGGCATGCGGCAGCGGGTGCTGATCGCGATCGGCCTGGCCTGCCGCCCGGACCTGCTGATCGCCGACGAGCCGACGTCCGCGTTGGACGTCACCGTGCAGCGGCAGATCCTCGACCACCTGGACGGGCTGACGCGCGAGCTGGGCACGGCGATGCTGCTGGTGACCCACGACCTCGGGCTGGCCGCCGACCGGGCGGACCGTGTGGTGGTGATGTCGCAGGGCCGGGTCGTCGAGTCCGGGCCCGCGCACCAGGTGCTGACGGCGCCGGAACACGAGTACACGCGGCGGCTGATCGCGGCCGCGCCGTCGCTCAAGGAACCGCTGCCCACGGCCGAACCGGCGCCGCCGGTGCTGGAGGTTTCCGGGGTCTCGAAGGAGTTCCGCATCCGCGGCGGCGGTGGCGTGTTCAAGGCGGTGGACGACGTGTCGTTCACCGTGGAGCGGGGCCGCACCACCGCGATCGTCGGCGAGTCCGGGTCCGGCAAGACGACCACGGCACGCATGGTGCTCGGGCTGGTCCCGGTGTCCGGCGGCACGATCCGCCTCGACGGCGAGGACGTGCTGGGCCTGCGCGGCGCCCGGCTCAAGGCGGCGCGCCGGGCGATGCAGCCGGTGTTCCAGGACCCCTACGCCTCGCTCGACCCGCTGTTCACGGTGGAGCGCCTGATCACCGAGCCGTTGCGGATCTTCCGCGTCGGCGACAAGACCAGCCGCCGCTCGAAGGCCCTCGAACTGCTGGACCAGGTCGCCCTGCCCGCCTCGGCCGCGCACCGCTACCCGAACGAGCTGTCCGGCGGACAGCGCCAGCGGGTCGCGATCGCCCGCGCACTGGCACTCGGCCCGCGGCTGGTGGTGTGCGACGAGGCGGTGTCGGCGCTGGATGTCCTGGTGCAGGACCAGATCCTGACCCTGCTGCGCGGCCTGCAGGACGAGCTGGGCCTGAGCTACCTGTTCATCTCGCACGATCTGGCCGTGGTGAAGGCCATCGCACACGACGTGGTGGTGATGCGCGCCGGACGGGTCGTGGAACAGGGCCCGGTCACGAAGGTGCTCGAAGCGCCCGAGGAGACCTACACGCAGCAGTTGCTGGAGGCCATCCCCGGAGCGGGCGTGTTCGCCTGA